One part of the Desulfovibrio aminophilus DSM 12254 genome encodes these proteins:
- a CDS encoding Hpt domain-containing protein, giving the protein MTTYGDDVLTVFVEESRERLASIERGLLVLEKNCRDADEAMIHGIFREAHSIKAGANLLHLRNIEELAHKLENILERMRRRELTPTGRIISILLEGLDAMREMVEDVEAGEVRDVSALLERLGRVAGLRAGVQRT; this is encoded by the coding sequence ATGACCACTTACGGCGACGACGTCCTCACCGTCTTCGTGGAGGAGAGCCGGGAACGCCTCGCATCCATCGAGCGGGGTTTGTTGGTGCTGGAAAAAAACTGCCGCGACGCGGATGAGGCCATGATCCACGGCATCTTCCGCGAGGCCCATTCGATCAAGGCGGGGGCCAATCTGCTCCATCTGCGCAACATCGAGGAATTGGCCCACAAATTGGAGAACATCCTGGAGCGGATGCGCAGACGGGAACTGACGCCCACCGGGCGCATCATCTCCATCCTGCTGGAAGGATTGGACGCAATGCGTGAGATGGTGGAGGACGTCGAGGCCGGCGAAGTCCGTGACGTCTCCGCACTTCTGGAACGCCTGGGCCGGGTGGCCGGTCTGCGGGCCGGGGTTCAGCGCACGTAA
- a CDS encoding 2Fe-2S iron-sulfur cluster binding domain-containing protein, translating to MRAHIDGREVVFEDGQSILEVARNNGFFIPTLCELADINHTPGTCRVCLVEMRRTPDAVPVVVTSCNTPLQEDMLVSTNSLELRRMRRLQVELLLADHDQDCASCSRHGDCELLDVARVVGIERERPVLEHPGGGRTRNLTATAVTRDMGKCVRCLRCLAVCRNIQGVDALVVAGEGLTCEINLRDGQSRPEPGCVSCGQCTLVCPVGALAAKDDTGRAADMLADPDSVVVAQFAPAVRVGLGEEFGLAPGVNVEGRIISALRALGVDVVLDTNFAADLVIMEEGTELLGRLKQGGPLPLFTSCCPAWINFVETRHPELLPRISSTRSPQQCLGALAKTYLARNMSLERERVRVISIMPCTAKKDEARRPALFTDGSPDVDVVLTTREFAELMRMHGLDLKNLPESDFDNPLMGAYSGAGAIFGTTGGVMEAAVRTVYHVLNGRELENIELTPLRGYENVREAVLDLGPEAGPLKVAVVHGLKGAARMVEDVLAGRSDHAFIEVMACPGGCMDGGGQPRVKRAYQPHAQARRQALFAIDRGCGVRQSHNNPLIRKLYEDFLERPNSHLAHELLHTGYGDRRRERYYTMKEIWREITLATRVHGQNG from the coding sequence ATGCGCGCGCATATCGACGGCAGGGAAGTCGTGTTCGAGGACGGTCAGAGCATCCTCGAGGTGGCCCGGAACAACGGCTTTTTTATTCCCACGCTCTGCGAGCTGGCCGACATCAACCACACTCCCGGCACCTGCCGGGTCTGTCTGGTGGAGATGCGCCGAACCCCGGATGCCGTGCCGGTGGTGGTCACGTCCTGCAACACGCCCTTGCAGGAGGACATGCTCGTGTCCACCAACTCCCTGGAATTGCGGCGCATGCGGCGGCTTCAGGTAGAACTACTCCTGGCCGACCACGACCAGGACTGCGCTTCCTGCTCCCGGCACGGCGACTGCGAACTGCTCGACGTGGCACGGGTGGTGGGCATCGAGCGGGAACGCCCGGTCCTGGAACACCCAGGCGGAGGCCGCACCCGCAACCTGACGGCCACGGCTGTGACCCGGGACATGGGCAAGTGTGTGCGCTGCCTGCGCTGCCTGGCCGTGTGCCGCAACATTCAGGGCGTGGACGCCCTGGTGGTGGCCGGGGAGGGCTTGACCTGCGAGATCAATCTGCGCGACGGCCAAAGCCGCCCGGAGCCCGGCTGCGTGTCCTGCGGTCAGTGCACCCTGGTCTGTCCGGTGGGGGCCCTGGCCGCCAAGGACGACACGGGCCGGGCCGCGGACATGCTGGCCGACCCGGACAGCGTGGTAGTGGCCCAGTTCGCTCCGGCCGTGCGCGTGGGCCTGGGCGAGGAATTCGGCTTGGCCCCGGGCGTCAACGTGGAAGGACGCATCATCTCCGCACTGCGGGCTTTGGGCGTGGATGTGGTTCTCGACACCAACTTCGCCGCCGACCTGGTCATCATGGAGGAGGGCACCGAACTCCTCGGTCGTCTGAAGCAAGGTGGCCCGCTGCCCCTGTTCACCTCCTGCTGCCCGGCCTGGATCAACTTCGTGGAGACCCGCCATCCCGAACTGCTGCCCCGGATCTCCAGCACCCGTTCGCCGCAACAGTGCCTGGGCGCGCTGGCCAAGACCTATCTGGCCCGCAACATGAGCCTGGAGCGGGAACGTGTGCGTGTGATCTCGATCATGCCTTGCACGGCCAAGAAGGACGAGGCCCGGCGTCCCGCGCTGTTCACGGATGGTTCGCCGGACGTGGATGTGGTGCTGACCACCCGGGAGTTCGCCGAACTCATGCGCATGCACGGCCTGGACCTGAAAAACCTGCCCGAATCCGATTTCGACAATCCGCTCATGGGCGCCTATTCCGGAGCGGGGGCCATCTTCGGCACCACCGGTGGAGTCATGGAGGCGGCCGTGCGCACGGTCTACCACGTGCTCAACGGCCGGGAACTGGAGAACATCGAACTGACTCCGCTGCGGGGCTACGAGAACGTCCGCGAGGCCGTGCTCGACCTGGGCCCGGAGGCCGGGCCCCTGAAGGTGGCCGTGGTTCACGGCCTGAAGGGCGCCGCGCGCATGGTCGAGGACGTGTTGGCCGGACGCTCGGACCACGCCTTCATCGAGGTCATGGCCTGCCCCGGCGGCTGCATGGACGGCGGCGGCCAACCTCGGGTGAAGCGGGCCTACCAACCGCACGCCCAGGCCCGGCGACAGGCCCTGTTCGCCATCGACCGGGGCTGCGGGGTGCGCCAGTCGCACAACAACCCGCTTATCCGAAAGCTTTACGAGGATTTTCTTGAGCGGCCCAATTCCCATCTGGCCCATGAACTGCTGCATACCGGCTACGGGGATCGCCGCCGGGAGCGGTATTACACCATGAAGGAAATCTGGCGGGAGATCACCCTGGCCACCCGAGTTCACGGGCAGAACGGCTGA
- the ybeY gene encoding rRNA maturation RNase YbeY, translating to MAVVERRLAPDPRLPLSRRELDGLLADLTGALGIDGEFSLALVDDREMAVLNLRHLGCPGPTNVLAFESGGEDGLGEIVLSVPACLREARLYGQEPARHLARLLAHALLHLAGFDHGPEMDALTEHAVDAVRL from the coding sequence GTGGCGGTCGTTGAACGCCGTCTCGCACCGGACCCGCGGCTGCCCCTGTCGCGGCGCGAGCTGGATGGGTTGCTGGCGGATCTGACCGGAGCCCTGGGCATCGACGGCGAGTTTTCCCTGGCCTTGGTGGACGACCGCGAGATGGCCGTTTTGAATCTCCGCCATTTGGGCTGCCCCGGGCCGACCAATGTCCTGGCCTTCGAGTCGGGCGGAGAGGACGGACTGGGCGAGATCGTGCTCTCCGTGCCCGCCTGTCTGCGCGAGGCGCGGCTTTACGGCCAGGAGCCCGCGCGGCATCTGGCCCGCCTTCTGGCCCACGCCCTGCTTCATCTGGCGGGGTTCGACCACGGCCCGGAGATGGACGCCCTCACCGAGCACGCCGTGGACGCCGTCCGACTGTAA
- the argF gene encoding ornithine carbamoyltransferase produces MPRHLLRIADLSREDAWKILHRAKELKDGGIRTKTMDGRTAILIFEKSSTRTRVSFEVAVRHLGGQTIFMTPVESQLGRSEPLKDTARCLSRYADCLVVRTYGQEKLETLVRFSSIPVVNALSDEHHPCQVLSDMLSMYERTSDLGSLRVAWIGDGNNMAHSFIDAAALFGFDLVLACPAGYDPDPAIVAQARERGARVTLTRNPEDAARDADYLNTDVWASMGQEGEQRERERVFAGFQVDDRLLSLAKPACKVMHCLPAHRGEEISEAVLEGPASIAFDQAENRLHMQKAVLEWVFGTI; encoded by the coding sequence ATGCCCAGACATCTTTTGCGCATCGCGGACCTGAGCCGGGAAGACGCCTGGAAGATCCTGCACCGGGCCAAGGAACTCAAAGACGGCGGAATCCGCACGAAGACCATGGACGGCCGCACGGCCATTCTCATCTTCGAAAAGTCCTCCACCCGCACCCGCGTGTCCTTCGAGGTGGCCGTGCGCCACCTGGGCGGACAGACCATCTTCATGACCCCGGTGGAATCCCAGCTCGGCCGCAGCGAACCGCTCAAGGACACCGCCCGCTGTCTGTCGCGTTACGCCGACTGCCTGGTGGTGCGGACCTACGGCCAGGAGAAACTGGAAACCCTGGTGCGGTTCAGTTCCATCCCGGTGGTCAACGCCCTCTCCGACGAGCACCACCCCTGCCAGGTGCTCTCCGACATGCTCAGCATGTACGAGCGCACGTCGGACCTGGGTTCATTGCGCGTGGCCTGGATCGGCGACGGCAACAACATGGCCCATTCCTTCATCGACGCGGCCGCGCTCTTCGGCTTCGATCTGGTCCTGGCCTGCCCCGCGGGCTACGACCCCGATCCCGCCATCGTGGCCCAGGCCCGGGAGCGGGGCGCGCGCGTGACGCTCACCCGGAACCCCGAGGACGCCGCCCGCGACGCGGACTACCTGAACACCGACGTCTGGGCCAGCATGGGGCAGGAAGGGGAGCAGCGTGAACGCGAACGGGTTTTCGCCGGGTTTCAGGTGGACGACCGCCTGCTGTCCCTGGCCAAGCCCGCCTGCAAGGTCATGCATTGTCTGCCCGCGCATCGCGGCGAGGAGATCAGCGAGGCGGTGCTGGAAGGCCCGGCATCCATCGCCTTCGATCAGGCCGAGAACCGCCTGCACATGCAGAAAGCGGTCCTGGAATGGGTTTTCGGGACAATCTAA
- a CDS encoding UbiD family decarboxylase, protein MGYHNLRACLTDLERVGQLRRIDVEVEAELLAGAIQRRVFLSGGPALLFTRVRNCAFPMAANLFGTLERTHFIFRDTLRSLENLFRLKIDPLEALKHPLKYLGAPKALWNTQPRRVATGPVLECETSISSLPRLVSWPRDGGPYVTLPQVYTEHPARPGFRDSNLGMYRVQLSGNRYRADEEVGLHYQIHRGIGPHHAEAIRRGEPLRVNVFVGGPPAMTLAAVMPLPEGLPEIFFAGVLAGHRIPMATPEGCLPVLSEADFCICGSVDPDVQLPEGPFGDHLGYYSLAHDFPVMRVDKLLHRKDAIWPFTTVGRPPQEDTVFGTFIHELTGSLVPTVFSGVHEVHAVDAAGVHPLLLAVGSERYVPYARDRQPQELLTCAMNLLGTTQTSLSKYVLIAAREDDDRLTAKDIPGFFRHLLERLDLSRDLHFVTRTTMDTLDYSGISLNQGSKVILAAAGRPRRSLASRLDRELPLPEGFGGLHVQSPGILVLQGPPHDRERDSQDPRLEDLCRALEQAGDLSGFPLVLLADDAAFTAASWENFLWVAFTRSDPATDLYGVRAFTHCKHWGCHGPLVMDARLKTYHAPPLTPDPEVERRVDELGAPGGPLHGII, encoded by the coding sequence ATGGGATACCATAATCTGCGCGCCTGCCTGACCGACCTGGAACGGGTGGGGCAGCTCAGGCGCATCGACGTGGAGGTGGAGGCCGAGCTTCTTGCCGGAGCCATCCAGCGCCGCGTCTTCCTGTCCGGGGGACCGGCCCTGCTGTTCACCCGGGTCAGGAACTGCGCCTTCCCCATGGCCGCCAACCTATTCGGCACCCTGGAACGGACGCATTTCATCTTCCGGGACACCTTGCGATCCCTGGAGAATCTGTTCCGGCTCAAGATTGATCCCCTGGAAGCCTTGAAACACCCCTTGAAGTATCTTGGAGCACCCAAGGCTCTCTGGAACACCCAGCCGCGCCGGGTGGCCACCGGGCCGGTGCTGGAATGCGAGACCAGCATCTCCAGCCTGCCTCGACTTGTCTCCTGGCCTCGCGACGGCGGACCGTATGTCACGCTGCCGCAAGTCTACACCGAACACCCGGCCCGACCTGGATTTCGCGACTCCAACCTCGGCATGTACCGGGTGCAGCTCTCCGGCAACCGCTACCGCGCGGACGAGGAGGTGGGCCTGCACTACCAGATCCACCGCGGCATCGGCCCGCACCACGCCGAGGCCATCCGTAGGGGAGAACCCCTGCGCGTGAACGTCTTCGTGGGCGGTCCCCCGGCCATGACCTTGGCGGCCGTCATGCCCTTGCCCGAGGGCCTGCCCGAGATATTTTTCGCCGGAGTCCTGGCCGGGCACCGCATCCCCATGGCCACTCCCGAAGGCTGCCTGCCCGTCCTCTCCGAAGCCGACTTCTGCATCTGCGGCAGCGTGGACCCGGACGTGCAGCTTCCCGAGGGCCCTTTCGGCGACCATCTGGGCTACTACAGCCTGGCCCACGACTTTCCGGTGATGCGGGTGGACAAGCTCCTGCACCGCAAGGACGCGATCTGGCCCTTCACCACCGTGGGCCGTCCGCCGCAAGAGGATACGGTCTTCGGAACCTTCATCCACGAACTGACCGGCTCCCTGGTGCCCACGGTCTTTTCCGGGGTCCACGAGGTCCACGCCGTGGACGCCGCCGGGGTCCATCCGCTGCTTCTGGCCGTGGGCAGCGAACGCTACGTGCCCTATGCTCGCGATCGCCAACCCCAGGAACTGCTGACCTGCGCCATGAATCTTTTGGGCACGACCCAGACCTCCCTGTCCAAATACGTGCTCATCGCCGCGCGGGAGGACGACGACCGGCTCACGGCCAAGGACATCCCGGGCTTCTTCCGGCATCTTCTGGAACGCCTGGACCTCAGCCGCGACCTGCACTTCGTCACCCGCACCACCATGGATACCCTGGACTATTCCGGCATCAGCCTGAACCAGGGCTCCAAGGTGATCCTGGCCGCAGCGGGCAGACCTCGGCGATCCCTGGCGTCCCGACTGGACAGGGAGCTCCCCCTGCCGGAAGGCTTTGGCGGACTCCACGTTCAATCACCGGGCATTCTCGTGCTTCAGGGACCGCCGCACGACCGCGAACGCGACAGCCAGGATCCCCGGCTGGAAGACCTCTGCCGGGCCCTGGAACAGGCCGGAGACCTCTCTGGTTTTCCGTTGGTGCTGCTGGCCGATGATGCGGCCTTCACCGCCGCCTCTTGGGAAAATTTTCTCTGGGTGGCCTTCACCCGTTCGGATCCGGCCACGGACCTTTACGGGGTCCGGGCCTTCACCCATTGCAAGCATTGGGGCTGCCACGGCCCCCTGGTCATGGACGCCCGGCTCAAGACCTACCACGCCCCGCCGCTGACGCCCGATCCCGAGGTGGAGCGCCGCGTGGATGAGCTGGGGGCCCCTGGTGGGCCGCTGCACGGCATCATCTAG
- a CDS encoding ABC transporter ATP-binding protein — protein sequence MLEALGIRKAYRSGEDILSDVSLTLAENETLAVVGPSGCGKTTLLYLLCGLARPDSGRVLLDGAPVVGPNPDMSIILQDYGLLPWKSVIENVALGLKLRGMPQFERLKLAREQLAELGISGRDRDWPGRLSGGEKQRVAIARAFVGRPRLLLMDEPFSSLDALTREKLQHTLLDVWSRRRVPYVLVTHSLEEAVFLGRRILVLAGRPAGVAASFDNPGFGDGRYRERDDYFELVRRLRRSVEDLW from the coding sequence ATGCTCGAAGCCCTCGGCATCCGCAAGGCCTACCGCTCGGGCGAGGACATCCTGAGCGACGTTTCCCTGACCCTGGCCGAGAACGAGACCCTGGCCGTGGTGGGCCCGTCGGGTTGCGGCAAGACCACACTGCTCTATCTTCTCTGCGGGCTGGCCCGGCCGGACTCCGGGCGTGTGCTCCTGGACGGCGCGCCGGTGGTCGGGCCGAATCCCGACATGTCCATCATCCTGCAGGACTATGGCCTGCTGCCCTGGAAGAGCGTCATCGAAAACGTGGCCCTGGGCCTCAAGCTGCGGGGCATGCCCCAGTTCGAACGCCTGAAACTGGCCCGGGAACAGCTGGCCGAGTTGGGCATCAGCGGCCGCGACCGCGACTGGCCGGGGCGTCTCTCCGGCGGTGAAAAGCAGCGGGTGGCCATCGCCCGGGCCTTCGTGGGGCGACCCCGACTCCTGCTTATGGACGAGCCCTTTTCCTCCCTGGACGCCCTGACCCGGGAAAAACTCCAGCATACGCTGCTGGACGTCTGGAGCAGGCGGCGCGTGCCTTACGTGCTCGTGACCCACAGCCTGGAGGAAGCCGTCTTCCTGGGCCGGCGCATCCTGGTTTTGGCGGGACGGCCCGCCGGGGTGGCCGCGAGTTTCGACAACCCCGGCTTCGGCGACGGGCGCTACCGCGAACGGGACGACTACTTCGAACTCGTGCGCAGGCTGCGCCGGAGCGTGGAGGATTTGTGGTGA
- a CDS encoding ABC transporter permease produces MSGLARKALSYGLVVLVLGLLWQVLSASLGSAVLPPPLEAGGAFIRALGTTEFWCHFWASFVRAGLGMLLAFALAFPLGLVMGGSRRADALLGPFVLLTYPVPKIVLLPVLLVLLGLGDAAKIAIIVLILGYQVLVTTRDGVRSVHPKYVDSVRSLGGGRLDILLEVLLPAALPHGFTALRLGTGVSVAVLFFVESFATTSGLGYCIMDAWGRMDYVAMFTGILGMSVMGAALYEAADLLERRVCAWMRAGRR; encoded by the coding sequence GTGAGCGGTCTGGCCCGCAAGGCCCTGAGCTACGGGCTGGTGGTCCTGGTCCTGGGACTTCTCTGGCAGGTTCTCTCAGCCTCCTTGGGCTCGGCCGTGCTGCCTCCGCCGCTGGAGGCGGGCGGGGCCTTCATCCGGGCCCTGGGCACGACGGAGTTCTGGTGCCACTTTTGGGCCAGCTTCGTGCGCGCGGGCCTGGGCATGCTCCTTGCCTTCGCCCTGGCCTTCCCCCTGGGGTTGGTCATGGGCGGATCGCGTCGCGCCGACGCCCTGTTGGGGCCATTCGTATTGCTCACCTATCCGGTGCCCAAGATCGTGCTCCTGCCCGTGCTCCTGGTGCTCCTGGGCCTGGGCGACGCGGCCAAGATCGCGATCATCGTCCTGATCCTCGGCTATCAGGTTCTGGTGACCACCCGCGACGGGGTCCGCTCGGTACATCCCAAGTACGTGGACTCGGTGCGCTCCCTGGGAGGCGGCAGGCTGGACATCCTGCTTGAGGTGCTGCTCCCGGCGGCGCTGCCGCATGGCTTTACGGCCCTGCGTCTCGGCACGGGCGTCTCGGTCGCGGTTTTGTTCTTCGTGGAGTCGTTTGCCACTACGAGCGGCCTGGGGTATTGCATCATGGACGCCTGGGGCCGCATGGACTACGTGGCCATGTTCACCGGCATCCTGGGCATGAGCGTCATGGGCGCGGCGCTGTATGAGGCCGCCGACTTGCTGGAGCGCCGGGTCTGCGCCTGGATGCGGGCCGGGCGGCGCTAG
- a CDS encoding ABC transporter substrate-binding protein — protein MSALRGSEHEALPRVRHLPEKEESRKYVRMRRIFVSIVWAGLVLAMILPSGRTARAETVRIGVLPVLDALPLQVATQDGLFLEQGLDVELVPFQSALERDMAAQAGRIDGYFGDLVAALLLLRSDVPMPALLVSYRTTPGHPMFALVTTPGRKGATLADLKGASVGISTSTIIEFLLDRLEARHHLPRDYFRRVEIKKFPLRLQMLATGQIDLALLPEPLVSLNVLKGGSLAATDGDLNLPLTVVCLHERLRPQFPAFRAAYAEALERLTRDPESYRELMVRSCAIPAPLTARFPVPPYPAPVPPTRTELDDVQDWMLDHGLLQARIPFERAVALAH, from the coding sequence ATGTCCGCGCTCCGGGGCTCCGAGCACGAGGCGCTTCCACGCGTCCGGCACTTGCCGGAAAAAGAGGAAAGTCGTAAGTACGTGCGGATGCGGCGCATCTTCGTGAGCATTGTGTGGGCCGGGTTGGTGCTGGCCATGATTCTTCCGTCCGGACGCACGGCCCGGGCCGAGACCGTGCGCATCGGCGTTCTACCGGTGCTGGACGCGCTGCCTTTGCAGGTGGCCACCCAAGACGGTCTGTTCCTGGAGCAGGGCCTGGACGTGGAGTTGGTTCCGTTCCAGAGCGCCCTGGAGCGGGACATGGCTGCTCAGGCCGGGCGGATCGACGGTTATTTCGGTGACCTCGTGGCCGCGCTCCTGCTGCTGCGTTCAGACGTGCCCATGCCCGCCCTGCTGGTGTCATATCGCACCACCCCGGGCCACCCCATGTTCGCCCTGGTGACCACCCCGGGCCGCAAGGGAGCGACTTTGGCCGACCTCAAGGGCGCGAGCGTGGGCATCTCCACTTCGACGATCATCGAATTTCTTCTGGATCGCCTGGAAGCCCGCCACCATCTGCCCAGGGACTACTTCCGGCGGGTGGAGATCAAAAAATTCCCGCTCCGTCTCCAGATGCTGGCCACGGGCCAGATCGATCTGGCGCTCCTGCCCGAGCCGTTGGTGTCCCTGAACGTGCTCAAGGGCGGTTCCCTGGCGGCCACGGACGGAGACCTGAATCTGCCCTTGACCGTGGTCTGTCTGCATGAGCGACTGAGGCCGCAATTCCCGGCCTTCCGCGCGGCCTACGCCGAGGCCCTGGAGCGGCTGACCCGCGATCCCGAGTCCTACCGAGAACTCATGGTCCGCTCCTGCGCCATTCCCGCGCCCCTCACCGCGCGGTTCCCCGTGCCGCCCTATCCCGCGCCCGTGCCGCCCACGCGCACCGAACTGGACGACGTCCAGGACTGGATGCTCGACCACGGCCTGCTCCAGGCGCGCATTCCCTTCGAGCGGGCCGTCGCCCTCGCGCACTGA
- a CDS encoding M48 family metalloprotease: MSRRDFLRLGGVAAIGLLAGCAVNPVTGQSQLMFIDKDDEVKIDRQYAPRQHSNDYGVVRDKALNAYVNSVGQTLAARSHRPDMPYSFQAVSATYVNAYTFPGGNIACTRGILVGLRNEAELAALLGHEIGHVNARHTAARMSQGVLAQLLLGGAGAVAGGGALGQVVQGLGGLGVSAMLASYSRDDERQADELGMEYMVRAGYNPLGEVQLMEFLMAQHKDRPNALETLFATHPMSDERRADAIRRTETQYAQVRDLPFLEARYMDNTASLRKQAGAIRAMQDGDKYMAKKNYGEAAQAYDAALAAAPGDYAGLLMMAKCQAAMERWRDARQFARLARQAYPGEAQAVLVGGQIALASDEFEQAYVDFTEYNRIFPGNNGLNFLRGYCREKQGRTRDAASLYRNFLRNGGSGQQAQYAYARLVQWGYVR; the protein is encoded by the coding sequence ATGAGCCGCCGCGATTTTCTGCGGCTGGGCGGCGTGGCCGCCATCGGGCTGCTGGCGGGCTGCGCGGTGAACCCCGTCACCGGCCAGTCGCAGCTCATGTTCATCGACAAGGACGACGAGGTCAAGATCGACCGTCAGTACGCTCCTCGCCAGCACTCCAACGACTACGGCGTGGTCCGGGACAAGGCTCTGAACGCCTATGTGAACTCCGTGGGCCAGACCCTGGCCGCCCGTTCGCACCGGCCGGACATGCCGTATTCCTTTCAGGCGGTCAGCGCCACCTACGTCAACGCCTACACCTTTCCCGGCGGCAACATCGCCTGCACAAGGGGCATCCTGGTGGGCCTGCGCAACGAGGCCGAACTGGCCGCCTTGCTGGGACACGAGATTGGGCACGTGAACGCCCGGCACACGGCCGCGCGCATGAGCCAGGGCGTCCTGGCCCAATTGCTCCTGGGGGGAGCCGGGGCCGTGGCCGGAGGTGGAGCCTTGGGCCAGGTGGTCCAGGGGCTCGGCGGGCTCGGGGTCAGCGCCATGCTGGCCAGCTACAGCCGAGACGATGAGCGTCAGGCCGACGAACTGGGCATGGAGTATATGGTCCGCGCGGGTTACAATCCCTTGGGCGAGGTCCAGCTCATGGAGTTCCTCATGGCCCAACACAAGGACAGGCCGAATGCCCTGGAGACTCTGTTCGCCACCCACCCCATGAGCGACGAGCGCCGGGCCGACGCGATCCGGCGGACCGAGACCCAGTACGCCCAGGTGCGCGACCTTCCGTTCCTTGAGGCCCGCTACATGGACAACACGGCCTCGTTGCGCAAACAGGCCGGAGCCATCCGGGCCATGCAGGACGGCGACAAGTACATGGCCAAGAAGAACTACGGCGAGGCGGCCCAGGCCTATGACGCGGCCCTGGCGGCGGCCCCTGGGGACTACGCCGGGCTGCTCATGATGGCCAAATGTCAGGCGGCCATGGAGCGCTGGCGCGATGCCCGCCAGTTCGCCAGGCTCGCCCGTCAGGCCTATCCCGGCGAGGCCCAGGCCGTGCTGGTGGGCGGGCAGATCGCCCTGGCCTCGGACGAGTTCGAACAGGCCTACGTGGATTTCACCGAATACAATCGGATATTCCCGGGCAACAACGGACTGAACTTCCTTCGAGGCTATTGCCGCGAGAAACAAGGCCGCACCCGCGACGCGGCGAGCCTGTATAGGAACTTCCTGCGCAACGGCGGGTCCGGGCAGCAGGCCCAGTACGCCTACGCCAGGCTCGTGCAGTGGGGTTACGTGCGCTGA
- a CDS encoding PhoH family protein, whose protein sequence is MSRRKKDIVRTLDFDDAVLAGQLFGPQNANLQLVGERAGVGIESRGGRLTLTAETEDRLNLVESVLTQLYGLLQQGRPVHPQDVDCACRMLARDPRTDLARVFRDSVYTASPKKTITPRTVTQRDYLTAIRENDLVLAIGPAGTGKTYLAVATAVAALTRREVKRIVLTRPAVEAGEKLGFLPGDMVEKVNPYLRPLYDALHDMLDFRKVQEMLDTGIIEVAPLAFMRGRTLNDAFVILDEAQNTTPEQMKMFLTRLGFGSRAVVTGDVTQIDLPAGSRSGLIQAAEILSAVTGIAFIRFNEDDVIRHPLVGRIVQAYDQHDQAEEKRRGGR, encoded by the coding sequence ATGAGCAGACGCAAAAAGGATATTGTCCGTACTCTGGATTTTGACGACGCGGTGCTGGCGGGACAGCTCTTCGGCCCGCAGAACGCCAATCTTCAGCTCGTGGGCGAACGGGCGGGGGTCGGCATCGAGAGCAGGGGAGGGCGGCTGACGCTCACGGCCGAGACCGAGGACCGCCTGAATCTCGTCGAGTCCGTGCTGACGCAGCTCTATGGTCTGCTCCAGCAGGGCCGTCCCGTGCATCCCCAGGACGTGGACTGCGCCTGCCGCATGCTCGCCCGCGACCCGCGCACGGATCTCGCCCGCGTCTTCCGCGACAGCGTCTACACGGCCTCGCCCAAGAAGACGATCACCCCGCGCACCGTGACTCAGCGTGACTACCTCACGGCCATCCGCGAAAACGATCTGGTCCTCGCCATCGGCCCGGCGGGCACGGGCAAGACCTATCTGGCCGTGGCCACGGCCGTGGCGGCCCTGACCCGGCGCGAGGTCAAGCGCATCGTGCTCACGCGCCCGGCCGTGGAGGCCGGGGAAAAGCTCGGCTTCCTGCCCGGCGACATGGTCGAGAAGGTCAATCCCTATCTGCGCCCGCTCTATGACGCCCTGCACGACATGCTGGACTTCCGCAAGGTGCAGGAAATGCTCGACACCGGAATCATCGAGGTGGCCCCCCTGGCCTTCATGCGCGGCCGCACCCTGAACGACGCCTTCGTCATCCTGGACGAGGCCCAGAACACCACCCCGGAACAGATGAAGATGTTCCTCACCCGCCTGGGTTTCGGCTCCCGGGCCGTGGTCACCGGCGACGTGACCCAGATCGACCTGCCCGCCGGAAGCCGCTCGGGACTCATCCAGGCCGCCGAAATCCTCTCCGCCGTGACCGGCATCGCCTTCATCCGCTTCAACGAGGACGATGTGATCCGCCACCCCCTGGTGGGCCGCATCGTGCAGGCTTACGATCAGCACGATCAGGCCGAGGAAAAACGGCGTGGCGGTCGTTGA